The following proteins are co-located in the Apium graveolens cultivar Ventura chromosome 5, ASM990537v1, whole genome shotgun sequence genome:
- the LOC141724366 gene encoding uncharacterized protein LOC141724366, which yields MSQQNITIGTSASSDLPVKRKRGRPRKDKNVVVKESSQLALVPASDDIQKIQEAELNQSTGVDKNMVGRVVSGVIEGIFDSGYLLSVKIGNSNTLLRGVVFQPGKVNPVTAVNDVAPNVKMYKPQNSPFPEVNPSCQANGSVPQSVHTIEQPLQVQNQVPVEPNQVVPPVFQSSVPVALGNPSAPVIFPVNNLTQNVNGSSLAGKTTPEKRSECEVLSESSSIAVPLTNASNIESDMPMGGMKVNQQQNSDFRCENQPASAMVPVSSMPNNIPSASLDVGKVALQPTQQFAFEEQSPPLKTLKMVEQDEVMQVFEAPVSEPMGDIFPGNKTSDQLPPFLNQAEKSEVELHQTSPASDSQFLLSEPQTESEPCPTEQVHNVLHNSNLELLQTPVVTYSQLVPKESEYVDSGAKSSEPMHTKIADSSNKLNENTPVAEPQLVIPEPTSEPMEIGEHFPVPPTKEKQLDPTEKDLSKYETSDNGKLVHDAGGNTEAVSRPSPKTEVALPAKPAEESGFSGLIDSKITSSPVHNTDMDFACVEAQSQC from the coding sequence ATGAGTCAACAAAACATTACAATTGGAACATCTGCTTCATCAGACCTCCCAGTAAAGCGGAAGCGAGGTCGTCCTCGTAAGGATAAAAATGTGGTTGTCAAGGAAAGCTCGCAGTTAGCCTTAGTTCCTGCATCTGATGACATTCAGAAAATTCAAGAAGCTGAACTCAACCAGAGTACTGGTGTCGATAAAAACATGGTTGGTCGAGTAGTTTCTGGAGTTATCGAGGGAATTTTTGATTCGGGATATCTTCTTTCTGTTAAGATTGGCAACAGCAACACTCTTCTGCGTGGTGTTGTATTTCAACCTGGGAAAGTTAATCCAGTTACAGCAGTCAATGATGTTGCTCCAAATGTCAAGATGTACAAACCGCAAAATTCTCCCTTTCCAGAAGTCAACCCCTCATGTCAGGCTAATGGCTCTGTCCCTCAATCAGTACACACCATTGAGCAACCTCTCCAGGTACAGAACCAAGTGCCTGTAGAGCCTAACCAAGTGGTACCTCCTGTATTTCAGTCTAGTGTCCCAGTTGCATTAGGTAATCCATCTGCCCCTGTTATTTTCCCTGTAAACAATCTGACGCAGAATGTTAATGGTTCTTCTCTGGCTGGAAAAACTACACCAGAGAAACGGTCAGAATGTGAAGTTTTAAGTGAATCTTCCTCAATTGCTGTGCCTCTCACTAATGCGTCAAATATTGAATCTGACATGCCTATGGGAGGCATGAAAGTTAATCAGCAGCAAAATTCAGATTTTAGATGTGAGAACCAGCCTGCCTCAGCTATGGTTCCTGTGTCCAGCATGCCTAATAACATACCAAGCGCTTCACTGGATGTTGGAAAAGTCGCATTGCAGCCAACTCAGCAGTTTGCATTTGAGGAGCAATCTCCTCCTTTGAAGACTCTTAAAATGGTGGAACAGGATGAGGTGATGCAGGTCTTTGAAGCTCCAGTATCTGAACCAATGGGCGATATTTTTCCTGGCAACAAAACCAGTGACCAGTTACCTCCATTTCTAAATCAGGCTGAAAAATCTGAAGTCGAGCTCCACCAGACTTCCCCTGCAAGTGATTCTCAGTTTTTGCTTTCAGAACCTCAGACAGAATCTGAACCATGCCCAACTGAGCAAGTTCACAATGTTTTACACAACTCAAACCTTGAGCTCCTTCAAACTCCTGTGGTAACCTACTCCCAATTGGTGCCCAAAGAATCTGAATATGTGGACTCTGGAGCCAAGTCAAGCGAGCCTATGCACACAAAAATTGCTGACTCAAGTAACAAGCTCAATGAAAACACTCCAGTAGCTGAACCTCAACTTGTGATCCCAGAACCAACAAGCGAACCCATGGAAATAGGAGAGCATTTTCCAGTTCCTCCAACAAAGGAGAAACAACTTGATCCAACCGAGAAGGATTTAAGTAAGTATGAGACATCTGATAATGGCAAACTTGTGCATGATGCCGGTGGCAATACTGAAGCAGTTTCACGCCCTTCACCAAAAACAGAAGTGGCTCTTCCAGCTAAACCAGCTGAAGAATCTGGGTTTTCAGGATTGATTGATTCTAAGATCACTAGCTCTCCAGTTCACAACACCGACATGGATTTCGCTTGTGTTGAAGCACAATCTCAATGCTGA